Proteins encoded in a region of the Apostichopus japonicus isolate 1M-3 chromosome 19, ASM3797524v1, whole genome shotgun sequence genome:
- the LOC139960581 gene encoding leucine-rich repeat transmembrane protein FLRT3-like, which translates to MQIYKMDWWTFTFNQHLVVAVIVVATSPLSMTETCPRKCRCDGPKVTCTDTQMQYVPPGIPINTTNLEFRNNSLRVIKNQTQLHNLPRLRRLLLNENKITAIEAGSFWGHGNLDFLDLSFNDLRNLDRSTFRGLRGLTVLRLNNNLKLCLDFGSLGVLPELQKLVLGKTAVKFIPGLFETSPGNLTPPLGLLHLDLWNVGLEEVPYEAIRELTGLSILILSENKIKCLSHFAFAKNKNLTELDLSFNPIVAVQSDAFTGLDRLVTLLLDNTNTLTTLPSGTFNPLPNTVKVCLYGNPWNCDCHLEWLKVWMEDEDRIHCAEKPSCRSPSDLRSNPFVSTPREEFRCQSSISKMPTIDCRNRIRYKEGYCLELSPSTTERVLTEYVTSAITTTTTKRDDPPMTDGTNNLTILAVGICIILVLVTLVGGFLARQIRIQKKLHDQNKYFNISYENGQDQQLQMAESPTPEKEKSFN; encoded by the exons ATGCAG ATTTACAAGATGGACTGGTGGACATTCACATTTAATCAACATCTTGTCGTAGCGGTGATCGTCGTCGCAACCAGTCCGTTGTCGATGACCGAGACATGTCCCAGGAAATGCAGATGTGATGGACCCAAGGTGACGTGCACCGACACTCAGATGCAGTATGTCCCTCCTGGCATACCGATAAACACGACAAACCTTGAATTTAGGAATAACAGCCTCAGAGTCATCAAAAACCAAACTCAACTGCACAACTTACCGCGATTACGAAGGTTACTCTTGAACGAAAACAAGATCACCGCCATAGAGGCGGGCTCATTCTGGGGTCACGGCAATCTGGATTTCCTTGATCTATCTTTCAACGATTTACGGAATCTCGACAGAAGCACATTCCGGGGACTACGAGGGTTGACCGTCCTCCGTCTGAATAACAATCTGAAGCTCTGTCTCGATTTCGGAAGTCTAGGAGTTCTACCGGAGCTGCAAAAGTTAGTACTCGGAAAAACAGCCGTCAAGTTTATCCCCGGATTATTCGAAACCTCCCCGGGAAATCTGACGCCTCCGTTGGGCTTGTTGCATCTGGACCTTTGGAACGTGGGTTTAGAGGAAGTACCCTACGAAGCCATCAGAGAGCTGACGGGTCTTTCCATTTTAATcttaagtgaaaataaaatcaagTGCTTGTCTCATTTTGCATTCGCCAAGAATAAAAATCTCACCGAGTTGGACCTGTCCTTTAACCCAATCGTAGCTGTCCAGAGTGATGCCTTCACGGGGTTGGACAGACTTGTGACCCTTTTACTGGACAACACAAATACCTTGACTACGCTTCCCTCGGGGACTTTCAACCCCTTGCCTAACACTGTAAAGGTATGTTTGTACGGTAACCCGTGGAACTGCGATTGTCACTTAGAGTGGCTGAAGGTATGGATGGAAGACGAGGACAGGATTCACTGCGCCGAAAAGCCGAGCTGCCGTTCTCCATCGGACCTACGGAGTAACCCGTTCGTCAGCACCCCGCGGGAAGAGTTCCGATGCCAAAGCTCTATATCTAAAATGCCGACGATAGACTGTCGGAACAGAATACGCTATAAGGAAGGCTACTGTCTCGAATTATCGCCCTCGACTACAGAGAGAGTTCTCACAGAGTATGTTACAAGCGCAATCACCACCACGACAACGAAGAGGGATGATCCTCCAATGACCGATGGTACTAACAATTTAACAATTCTGGCCGTTGGTATCTGCATTATTCTGGTCCTCGTGACCTTGGTCGGTGGCTTCCTGGCACGGCAGATACGAATTCAGAAGAAGCTTCACGACCAGAACAAATACTTCAACATCAGCTACGAAAATGGTCAAGACCAACAACTTCAGATGGCCGAGAGTCCAACTCCAGAGAAGGAAAAGTCGTTTAATTAA